The uncultured Mailhella sp. genome segment GGAGGATCCGTATGGCAACTGCCGAAAACATGGAAAACCAAATCGATTCCGAAATGAGCTTTGCGAGCGCACTCGAAGACTATCTCAACCCCGACATGGGCGACCTTGAAGAAGGTTCCATCGTCAAGGGCGAAGTCGTGCGCGTGGACGACGATACTGTGCTGGTGGACGTGAACTTCAAGTCCGAAGGCCAGATCCCCGCTGAGGAATTTCGGGACGCTCAGGGCAATATAACGGTCAAGGTGGGCGACCGCGTCGATGTGTACGTTGTCCGCAAGAACGAAATGGATGGCACCATCACCCTTTCGTTCGACAAGGCCAAGCGTATGCAGCTGTTCGACCAGCTCGAAGACGTGCTGGAAAAGAACGGCACCATCACCGGCACCATCACCCGCCGCATCAAGGGCGGCTACACCGTCGATCTCGGCGGCGTGGAGGCCTTCCTGCCCGGTTCTCATGTGGACCTCCGTCCTGTTCCGGACATGGACGCTCTGGTCGGCCAGCAGTTTGAATTCCGCGTTCTCAAGATCAACCGCCGCCGCAGCAACGTCATCGTGTCCCGCCGCGTGCTGCTCGAAGAAGAACGCGACACCAAGCGCGCCGCTCTGCTCCAGACCCTGGCCGAAGGCCAGATCGTCAAGGGCAAGGCCAAGAACATCACCGAATACGGCGTGTTCGTGGACCTCGGCGGTCTCGACGGTCTGCTGCACATCACCGACATGTCCTGGAAGCGCATTCGCCATCCCCGCGAAATGGTCTCCCTCGGTCAGGAACTGGAACTCAAGGTTCTTTCCTTCGACAAGGAAAACCAGAAGGTTTCTCTCGGCCTGAAGCAGCTCGTGCCCGATCCCTGGCAGGACATCACCGCCCGCTTCCCCGAAGGCTCTCACCACGTCGGCAAGGTGACCAACCTCGTTGACTACGGCGTGTTCGTGGAACTCGAACCCGGCGTCGAAGGCCTCGTGCACATTTCCGAAATGTCCTGGACCCGCAAGCTGCGTCATCCTTCCCAGATGGTGCATCAGGGCGACGAAGTTGAAGTGGTCATCCTCGGCGTGGACAGCGAAAAGAAGCGCATCTCCCTCGGCATGAAGCAGGTCAAGCCCAATCCCTGGGAACTCGTGGGCGAACGCTTCCCCGAAGGCACCGTCATTGAAGGCGTCATCAAGAACATCACCGAATTCGGCATGTTCATCGGCATCGAAGACGGCATCGACGGCCTCATTCACGTGTCCGACATC includes the following:
- a CDS encoding 30S ribosomal protein S1; translation: MATAENMENQIDSEMSFASALEDYLNPDMGDLEEGSIVKGEVVRVDDDTVLVDVNFKSEGQIPAEEFRDAQGNITVKVGDRVDVYVVRKNEMDGTITLSFDKAKRMQLFDQLEDVLEKNGTITGTITRRIKGGYTVDLGGVEAFLPGSHVDLRPVPDMDALVGQQFEFRVLKINRRRSNVIVSRRVLLEEERDTKRAALLQTLAEGQIVKGKAKNITEYGVFVDLGGLDGLLHITDMSWKRIRHPREMVSLGQELELKVLSFDKENQKVSLGLKQLVPDPWQDITARFPEGSHHVGKVTNLVDYGVFVELEPGVEGLVHISEMSWTRKLRHPSQMVHQGDEVEVVILGVDSEKKRISLGMKQVKPNPWELVGERFPEGTVIEGVIKNITEFGMFIGIEDGIDGLIHVSDISWTKKIRHPGELYKVGDVVQAKVLTVDQENEKFTLGMKQLTEDPWSTVPARYPVGNIITGTVTNVTDFGLFVEVEEGIEGLIHVTELGKKVKSPSELYKEGDVVQAKIIHVSADERRLGLSIKQIKDDEERRKPKDYHSGDNSISQTLGDLLKQKFND